One window from the genome of Helicobacter pylori encodes:
- the pheT gene encoding phenylalanine--tRNA ligase subunit beta produces the protein MKLSVNDLSTFVNTPKDIAKLCEDLSRLGLEVESCISCVAPKNVVVGKVLEKAPHKNAEKLSVCQVDVGKEVLQIVCGAKNVAPNQFVPVALNGALIGSTTIAKTELRGVESHGMICSSAELGFPKINDGILELDESVGELVLGKELNEYAPFNTHVLEISLTPNRGDCLSVLGIAREISAFYHTPLKPIKALNFTPKSDLITLSAGENIESHLAYYLVCNHSLKTPLNVKLSLAHNNALSENDLNNFIEFSVHFSGVIMNAYSLNKTPIDLSVKNDENNLESVYINHQKRSTIAIKHQVQKDLSECLLLEASYIDPISLSLKLHALKDKTLQKDNALIYRSARGSNPNLSDGLNFLSAHLKATILESKQTEHSLKDRTLTFQLEDITEILGLVVEKEKIQGILKNLGFKVSAKESNSKPQILEVVAPNFRHDIKIIQDIAEEILRFVGIDNLVSKPLHCVSSKNSNPHYDTHRFFENLKHKALACGFKEVIHYVFYSKEKQQKLGFEVLEDPLELQNPITTELNTLRTSLVCGLLDASLRNKNLGFKSIALYEKGSVYNAKREEIQKLGFLASGLQKKESYPDAKGKAWDFYSFAECVSKVIGDFSLEKLTAQTPINHPYQSAKIIQNNEIIGVIAKIHPKVIQELDLFESYYAEIDASKLKRSTMLLKPFSIYPSSVRDLTLIIDENTAFSKIKKALKDAQIPNLSEILPLDIFKESHNSIALSVRCVIHSLEKTLNDEEVNSAVQKALEILEKEFNARLKG, from the coding sequence ATGAAACTGAGCGTTAATGATTTGAGCACTTTTGTCAATACGCCTAAAGATATAGCCAAACTCTGTGAGGATTTGAGTCGCTTAGGATTAGAAGTGGAGAGCTGTATTTCTTGTGTTGCCCCTAAAAATGTGGTTGTGGGTAAGGTTTTAGAAAAAGCCCCCCATAAAAACGCCGAAAAACTCAGCGTGTGTCAAGTGGATGTGGGCAAGGAAGTGTTGCAAATCGTGTGTGGGGCTAAAAATGTCGCGCCAAACCAATTCGTGCCAGTCGCTTTAAACGGGGCGCTAATCGGCTCAACCACCATCGCTAAAACGGAGCTTAGGGGGGTTGAAAGCCATGGCATGATTTGCTCTAGTGCTGAATTGGGCTTCCCTAAAATCAATGATGGCATCTTGGAATTAGATGAGAGCGTTGGGGAGTTGGTTTTGGGGAAAGAATTAAATGAATACGCCCCTTTCAACACGCATGTTTTAGAAATTTCATTGACTCCTAATCGTGGGGATTGCTTGAGCGTTTTAGGTATTGCCAGAGAAATTAGTGCCTTTTATCACACGCCCCTAAAACCTATCAAGGCTTTAAATTTTACGCCAAAAAGCGATTTGATCACGCTTAGTGCGGGTGAAAATATCGAATCGCATTTGGCTTATTATTTGGTTTGCAATCATTCTTTAAAAACCCCTTTAAATGTCAAGCTTTCGCTCGCTCACAATAACGCCTTGAGTGAGAACGACCTAAACAATTTCATAGAATTTAGCGTGCATTTTAGTGGGGTAATAATGAACGCTTATAGCCTGAATAAAACCCCTATTGATTTGAGCGTGAAAAACGATGAAAACAACCTTGAAAGCGTTTATATCAACCATCAAAAACGCTCCACGATCGCTATCAAGCATCAAGTTCAAAAAGATTTGAGCGAGTGTTTGCTTTTAGAAGCGAGCTATATTGATCCGATAAGCCTGTCCTTAAAATTACACGCTCTAAAAGATAAAACGCTTCAAAAAGACAACGCCCTTATTTATAGGAGCGCTAGGGGGAGCAACCCTAATTTATCAGACGGCTTGAATTTTTTAAGCGCTCATTTGAAAGCCACGATTTTAGAAAGCAAACAAACTGAGCATTCTTTAAAAGATCGCACCCTTACATTCCAGCTTGAAGACATCACCGAAATTTTGGGGCTTGTTGTAGAAAAAGAAAAAATTCAAGGCATTTTAAAAAATTTAGGCTTTAAAGTCAGCGCAAAAGAGTCAAACTCAAAACCCCAAATTTTAGAGGTTGTTGCACCAAATTTCAGGCATGACATTAAAATAATCCAAGATATTGCTGAAGAAATCTTGCGCTTTGTAGGGATTGATAATCTAGTCTCAAAGCCTCTTCATTGTGTCAGTAGTAAAAATTCAAACCCCCATTATGACACGCACCGCTTTTTTGAAAACCTTAAACACAAGGCTCTCGCTTGCGGTTTTAAAGAAGTCATTCATTATGTGTTTTATTCTAAAGAAAAACAGCAAAAACTAGGCTTTGAAGTTTTAGAAGATCCCCTAGAATTGCAAAACCCTATCACAACGGAGTTAAACACCCTAAGAACGAGCCTTGTTTGCGGGCTTTTAGACGCCAGTTTAAGGAATAAAAATTTAGGGTTTAAAAGCATCGCCCTTTATGAAAAGGGGAGCGTGTATAACGCTAAAAGAGAAGAAATCCAAAAACTAGGCTTTTTAGCGAGCGGCTTACAAAAAAAAGAAAGCTACCCTGACGCTAAGGGCAAGGCTTGGGATTTTTATTCTTTCGCTGAATGCGTTTCAAAAGTTATAGGGGATTTCAGCTTGGAAAAACTAACCGCTCAAACCCCCATTAACCACCCCTACCAGAGCGCTAAAATCATTCAAAATAATGAAATCATAGGCGTAATCGCTAAAATCCACCCCAAAGTGATCCAGGAATTAGATTTGTTTGAAAGCTATTACGCTGAGATAGACGCTTCCAAACTCAAACGCTCTACTATGCTATTAAAACCCTTTAGCATTTACCCTAGCAGTGTGAGGGATTTGACTCTCATCATTGATGAAAATACCGCTTTTAGCAAGATTAAAAAAGCCCTAAAAGACGCTCAAATCCCTAATTTAAGCGAGATTCTACCCCTTGATATTTTTAAAGAAAGTCATAATTCCATAGCCTTAAGCGTGCGTTGCGTGATCCATTCTTTAGAAAAAACCCTGAATGATGAAGAGGTCAATTCAGCCGTGCAAAAAGCGCTTGAAATTTTAGAAAAAGAATTTAACGCCCGCCTTAAGGGATAA
- a CDS encoding YggS family pyridoxal phosphate-dependent enzyme, with product MLDYSQRIDTLITKIEKARTAYSRHHIVKIVAVSKNASPEAIQHYYNCSQRAFGENKVQDLKTKMHSLEHLPLEWHMIGSLQENKINALLSLKPALLHSLDSLKLALKIEKRCEILGVSLNALLQVNSAYEESKSGVVPEETLETYSQISETCKRLKLKGLMCIGAHTDDEKKIEKSFITTKKLFDQIKNASVLSMGMSDDFELAIACGANLLRIGSFLFKE from the coding sequence ATGTTAGATTATAGCCAAAGGATTGATACCCTCATCACCAAAATAGAAAAGGCTCGCACCGCCTATTCAAGGCATCATATTGTCAAAATCGTGGCTGTTTCAAAAAACGCTTCCCCAGAAGCTATCCAACATTACTACAACTGCTCTCAAAGGGCTTTTGGAGAAAATAAAGTTCAAGATTTAAAAACTAAAATGCATTCTTTAGAGCATTTGCCTCTTGAATGGCACATGATAGGCTCTTTACAAGAAAATAAAATCAATGCACTTTTGAGTTTAAAACCCGCTCTTTTGCATTCTTTAGACTCTTTAAAACTCGCTTTGAAGATAGAAAAGCGTTGCGAAATATTGGGCGTCAGTTTAAACGCTCTTTTACAGGTTAATAGCGCGTATGAGGAAAGTAAAAGCGGGGTGGTGCCTGAAGAAACGCTAGAAACTTATTCTCAAATCAGTGAAACTTGCAAGCGCCTCAAGCTTAAGGGGCTGATGTGTATAGGGGCGCACACCGATGATGAAAAGAAAATTGAAAAATCCTTTATCACCACCAAAAAGCTTTTTGACCAAATAAAAAATGCGAGCGTTCTTTCAATGGGCATGAGTGATGATTTTGAATTAGCGATTGCTTGCGGGGCGAATCTTTTAAGGATTGGCTCTTTTTTGTTTAAAGAGTAA
- a CDS encoding 30S ribosomal protein S1, translating into MGKIADDQNFNDEEENFAKLFKKELEKEETLEKGTIKEGLIVSINENDGYAMVSVGGKTEGRLALSEITDENGRLLYQKNDPIVVHVSEKGEHPSVSYKKAISQQKIQAKIEELGENYENAIIEGKIVGKNKGGYIVESQGVEYFLSRSRSSLKNDANHIGKRIKACIIRVDKENHSINISRKRFFEVNDKRQLEVSKELLEATEPVLGVVRQITPFGIFVEAKGIEGLVHYSEISHKGPVNPEKYYKEGDEVYVKAIAYDAEKRRLSLSIKATIEDPWEEIQDKLKPGYAIKVVVSNIEHYGVFVDIGNDIEGFLHVSEISWDKNVSHPNNYLSVGQEIDVKIIDIDPKNRRLRVSLKQLTNRPFDVFESKHQVGDVLEGKVATLTDFGAFLNLGGVDGLLHNHDAFWDKDKKCKDHYKIGDVIKVKILKINKKDKKISLSAKHLVTSPTEEFAQKHKTDSVIQGKVVSIKDFGVFINADGIDVLIKNEDLNPLKKDEIKIGQEITCVVVAIEKSNNKVRASVHRLERKKEKEELQAFNTSDDKMTLGDILKEKL; encoded by the coding sequence ATGGGCAAGATAGCAGATGATCAGAACTTTAATGACGAGGAGGAAAACTTCGCAAAACTCTTTAAAAAAGAATTAGAAAAAGAAGAAACCCTAGAAAAAGGCACTATCAAAGAAGGGTTAATCGTTTCCATCAATGAGAATGATGGTTATGCCATGGTGAGCGTGGGCGGTAAGACAGAAGGTCGTTTGGCTTTGAGTGAGATCACCGATGAAAATGGGCGGTTGCTGTATCAAAAAAATGACCCCATTGTCGTGCATGTGTCCGAAAAAGGTGAACACCCTAGCGTTTCCTACAAAAAGGCCATTTCCCAACAAAAGATTCAAGCTAAAATTGAAGAATTGGGCGAAAACTATGAAAACGCCATTATTGAAGGCAAGATTGTAGGCAAGAATAAAGGGGGCTATATCGTGGAGTCTCAAGGCGTGGAGTATTTCCTCTCCCGCTCGCGCTCTTCTTTAAAGAATGACGCAAACCATATCGGCAAACGCATTAAAGCGTGCATCATTCGCGTGGATAAGGAAAACCATTCTATCAATATTTCTCGCAAACGATTCTTTGAAGTCAATGACAAACGACAGCTTGAGGTTTCTAAAGAATTGTTAGAAGCTACAGAGCCGGTATTAGGGGTTGTGAGACAGATCACCCCTTTTGGTATTTTTGTAGAAGCTAAGGGGATTGAGGGCTTAGTCCATTATTCTGAAATCAGCCATAAAGGGCCAGTAAACCCTGAGAAATACTACAAAGAGGGCGATGAAGTCTATGTCAAAGCCATCGCTTATGATGCAGAAAAAAGACGCCTTTCACTCTCCATAAAAGCGACTATAGAAGACCCATGGGAAGAGATCCAAGACAAGCTAAAACCCGGATACGCCATTAAGGTGGTGGTGAGCAATATTGAGCATTATGGGGTGTTTGTGGATATTGGTAATGATATTGAAGGCTTTTTGCATGTTTCTGAAATCTCTTGGGATAAAAATGTCAGCCACCCTAACAACTACTTGAGCGTGGGGCAGGAGATTGATGTGAAGATCATTGACATTGATCCTAAAAACCGCCGCTTAAGGGTTTCTTTAAAACAACTCACTAACAGGCCTTTTGATGTTTTTGAATCCAAACACCAAGTGGGAGATGTTTTAGAAGGCAAAGTAGCGACTTTAACGGATTTTGGGGCGTTTTTGAATCTGGGTGGGGTGGATGGTTTGCTCCACAATCACGACGCTTTTTGGGATAAAGATAAAAAATGCAAAGACCACTATAAAATTGGCGATGTGATCAAAGTGAAAATCCTTAAAATCAACAAAAAAGATAAAAAGATTTCTTTGAGCGCGAAGCACTTGGTGACTTCCCCTACAGAAGAATTCGCTCAAAAGCATAAAACAGATAGCGTGATTCAAGGCAAAGTGGTGAGTATTAAGGATTTTGGCGTTTTCATTAATGCTGATGGCATTGATGTGCTGATCAAAAATGAAGATTTAAACCCCTTAAAAAAAGATGAAATCAAAATAGGCCAAGAAATCACATGCGTGGTGGTTGCGATTGAAAAATCTAACAACAAGGTGCGTGCTTCTGTGCATAGGTTAGAGCGCAAAAAAGAAAAAGAAGAATTGCAAGCTTTTAACACGAGCGATGATAAAATGACTTTAGGGGATATTCTTAAAGAAAAACTCTAA
- a CDS encoding menaquinone biosynthesis decarboxylase: MRDFLKLLKKHNELEVIDTPLEVDLEIAHLAYIEAKKPNGGKALLFTQPIRKEHDQIKTFGMPVLMNAFGSFKRLDLLLKTPIESLQQRMQAFLHFSAPKNFTEGLKVLKDLWDLRHIFPKKTTRPKDLIVKQDKEVNLWDLPVLKTWEKDGGAFITMGQVYTQSLDHKKKNLGMYRLQVYDKNHLGLHWQIHKDSQLFFHEYAKAKVKMPVSIAIGGDLLYTWCATAPLPYGIYELMLYGFMRGKKARVMPCLSNSLSVPSDCDIVIEGFVDCEKLELEGPFGDHTGYYTPIESYPVLEVKTISYKKDSIYLATVVGKPPLEDKYMGYLTERLFLPLLQMNAPNLIDYCMPENGVFHNLILAKIHTRYNAHAKQVMHAFWGVGQMSFVKHAIFVNEDAPNLRDTNAIIEYILENFSKENALISQGICDALDHASPEYAMGGKLGIDATSKSNTPHPTLLNDNALLALLQDKMPNIVLLKQYYPHTRNPICVISVEKKDKSVIELAKNLLGFEEHLRIVIFVEHASSDLNNPYMLLWRIVNNIDAKRDILTSKHCFFIDATNKGVMDKHFREWPTETNCSMEVIENLKKKGLLKDFETLNQKFHLTHSFSTHKEDL, translated from the coding sequence ATGCGAGATTTTTTAAAGCTTTTAAAAAAGCATAATGAATTAGAAGTCATTGACACCCCCCTTGAAGTGGATTTAGAAATCGCTCATCTAGCCTATATAGAAGCGAAAAAACCTAATGGGGGCAAAGCCCTTTTATTCACGCAACCCATAAGAAAAGAGCATGACCAGATCAAAACCTTTGGCATGCCTGTTTTAATGAACGCTTTTGGCTCTTTCAAACGCTTAGATCTTTTATTAAAAACCCCCATAGAAAGCCTGCAACAACGCATGCAAGCGTTCTTGCACTTTAGTGCTCCTAAAAATTTCACTGAGGGTTTGAAAGTCTTAAAAGATTTATGGGATTTAAGACACATTTTCCCTAAAAAAACCACTCGCCCTAAAGATCTCATTGTCAAGCAAGATAAAGAAGTCAATTTGTGGGATCTGCCCGTTTTAAAAACTTGGGAAAAAGATGGCGGGGCTTTTATCACTATGGGGCAAGTCTATACCCAAAGCCTGGATCATAAAAAAAAGAATTTAGGCATGTACCGCTTGCAAGTTTATGATAAAAACCATTTAGGCTTGCACTGGCAAATCCATAAAGACTCCCAACTCTTTTTCCACGAATACGCTAAGGCTAAAGTCAAAATGCCTGTTAGTATCGCTATTGGTGGGGATTTGCTCTATACATGGTGTGCGACAGCCCCCTTACCTTATGGGATTTATGAACTCATGCTCTATGGGTTTATGAGAGGAAAAAAAGCACGCGTAATGCCATGCCTAAGCAACTCTTTAAGCGTGCCAAGCGATTGCGATATTGTGATAGAAGGGTTTGTGGATTGCGAAAAATTAGAGCTTGAAGGGCCTTTTGGGGATCACACGGGCTATTATACCCCCATTGAGTCTTACCCTGTTTTAGAAGTCAAAACCATTAGCTATAAAAAAGATTCCATTTACTTAGCCACTGTGGTGGGTAAGCCCCCTTTAGAAGACAAATACATGGGGTATTTGACTGAACGCTTGTTCTTGCCCTTGCTTCAAATGAACGCCCCCAATCTCATAGATTATTGCATGCCAGAAAATGGGGTGTTTCATAATTTGATTTTAGCCAAAATACACACGCGTTATAACGCTCATGCCAAGCAAGTCATGCATGCTTTTTGGGGTGTGGGGCAGATGAGTTTTGTCAAACATGCGATTTTTGTCAATGAAGACGCTCCCAATCTAAGAGACACCAACGCTATCATTGAGTATATACTAGAAAATTTTTCTAAAGAAAACGCGCTCATCTCTCAAGGCATATGCGACGCCTTAGATCATGCAAGCCCTGAATACGCTATGGGAGGGAAACTCGGTATTGATGCGACCTCTAAAAGCAATACCCCCCACCCCACGCTTTTAAACGATAACGCCCTACTAGCGCTTTTACAAGATAAAATGCCAAATATCGTTCTTTTGAAGCAATATTACCCGCACACCCGTAACCCCATTTGCGTCATTAGCGTGGAAAAGAAAGACAAAAGCGTCATTGAATTGGCTAAAAACTTGCTCGGTTTTGAAGAGCATTTACGCATTGTCATCTTTGTAGAGCATGCCAGCAGCGATTTAAACAACCCTTACATGCTGTTATGGCGCATCGTTAATAATATTGACGCTAAGCGTGATATTCTCACCTCTAAACATTGTTTTTTTATAGACGCTACCAATAAGGGCGTTATGGATAAACATTTTAGAGAATGGCCCACCGAAACCAATTGCTCCATGGAAGTCATAGAAAATTTGAAAAAGAAAGGGCTTTTAAAAGATTTTGAAACTTTAAATCAAAAATTCCATCTCACGCATTCTTTCAGCACGCATAAAGAAGATCTATAA
- the serA gene encoding phosphoglycerate dehydrogenase, with amino-acid sequence MYQVAICDPIHAKGIQILEAQKDIVLHDYSKCPKKELLEKLTPMDALITRSMTPITSDFLKPLTHLKSIVRAGVGVDNIDLESCSQKGIVVMNIPTANTIAAVELTMAHLINAVRSFPCANDQIKHQRLWKREDWYGTELKNKKLGIIGFGNIGSRVGIRAKAFEMEVLAYDPYIPSSKATDLGVIYTKNFEDILQCDVITIHTPKNKETINMIGAKEIERMKKGVILINCARGGLYNEDALYEALETKKVRWLGIDVFSKEPGIHNKLLDLPNVYATPHIGANTLESQEEISKQAAQGVMESLRGSSHPHALNLPMQAFDANAKAYLNLAQKLGYFSSQIHKGVCQKIELSLCGEINQFKDALVAFTLVGVLKPVVGDKINYINAPFVAKERGIEIKVSLKESASPYKNMLSLTLNAANGAISVSGTVFEEDILKLTEIDGFHIDIEPKGKMLLFRNTDIPGVIGSVGNAFARHGINIADFRLGRNTQKEALALIIVDEEVSLEVLEELKNIPACLSVHYVVI; translated from the coding sequence ATGTATCAAGTAGCCATTTGCGACCCCATCCATGCTAAAGGCATTCAAATTTTAGAAGCCCAAAAAGACATTGTCTTGCATGACTATTCCAAATGCCCCAAAAAGGAGCTTTTAGAAAAACTCACTCCCATGGATGCGCTCATCACTCGCAGCATGACCCCTATCACAAGCGATTTTTTAAAGCCCTTAACCCACTTAAAATCCATTGTGAGAGCGGGCGTGGGAGTGGATAATATTGATTTAGAAAGCTGCTCTCAAAAAGGCATTGTGGTGATGAATATCCCTACCGCTAACACGATTGCCGCTGTGGAATTGACCATGGCGCATTTGATCAATGCGGTGCGCTCATTCCCTTGCGCGAACGATCAAATCAAACACCAAAGGTTATGGAAAAGAGAAGATTGGTATGGTACGGAATTGAAAAATAAAAAACTAGGAATCATTGGTTTTGGGAATATTGGCTCTAGGGTGGGCATTAGGGCTAAAGCTTTTGAAATGGAGGTTTTAGCCTATGATCCTTATATCCCTTCTTCAAAAGCCACTGATTTAGGGGTCATTTACACAAAAAATTTTGAAGACATTTTGCAATGCGATGTGATCACTATCCACACCCCTAAAAACAAAGAAACCATTAACATGATAGGCGCTAAAGAAATTGAACGCATGAAAAAAGGGGTTATTTTGATCAATTGCGCTAGAGGGGGGCTTTATAATGAAGACGCTCTTTATGAAGCTTTAGAAACCAAAAAAGTGCGTTGGCTTGGCATTGATGTCTTTTCTAAAGAGCCTGGCATTCATAACAAGCTTTTAGACTTGCCCAATGTGTATGCGACTCCTCATATTGGCGCGAACACTTTAGAATCCCAAGAAGAAATTTCCAAACAAGCCGCTCAAGGGGTTATGGAGTCTTTAAGAGGTTCAAGCCATCCGCATGCTTTGAATTTACCCATGCAAGCTTTTGATGCAAACGCAAAAGCCTACTTGAATTTAGCGCAAAAATTGGGTTATTTTTCCAGTCAAATCCATAAGGGCGTGTGCCAAAAAATTGAACTCAGTCTTTGTGGGGAGATCAACCAATTTAAAGACGCCCTTGTCGCTTTTACACTAGTAGGGGTGTTAAAACCCGTTGTAGGGGATAAAATCAATTACATTAACGCCCCCTTTGTGGCCAAAGAAAGAGGCATTGAGATTAAAGTTAGCCTTAAAGAAAGCGCTTCGCCCTATAAAAACATGCTCTCTTTAACTCTCAATGCGGCTAATGGTGCAATCAGCGTGAGCGGCACGGTGTTTGAAGAAGATATTTTAAAACTCACTGAGATTGATGGGTTTCATATTGATATAGAGCCAAAAGGTAAAATGCTTCTATTTAGGAATACAGATATTCCAGGCGTTATTGGGAGCGTGGGGAATGCGTTCGCTAGGCATGGCATTAACATCGCTGATTTTCGTTTGGGGCGCAACACGCAAAAAGAAGCTTTAGCACTCATTATTGTAGATGAAGAAGTTTCTTTGGAAGTTTTAGAAGAGCTTAAAAACATTCCTGCATGCTTAAGCGTTCATTATGTGGTTATTTAA
- a CDS encoding 4-hydroxy-3-methylbut-2-enyl diphosphate reductase: protein MEIKMAKDYGFCFGVKRAIQIAEKNQNSLIFGSLIHNAKEINRLEKNFNVKIEEDPKKIPKNKSVIIRTHGIPKQDLEYLKNKGVKITDATCPYVIKPQQIVESMSKEGYQIVLFGDINHPEVKGVISYATNQALVVNSLEELQEKKLQRKVALVSQTTKQTPKLLQIASYLVERCTEVRIFNTICNATSYNQKAALDLSKEVDIMIVVGGKTSSNTKQLLSIAKQHCEDSYLVEDENELELAWFKDKKLCGITAGASTPDWIIENVKQKISTI from the coding sequence ATGGAAATTAAAATGGCTAAGGATTATGGTTTTTGTTTTGGCGTCAAAAGAGCGATACAAATCGCTGAAAAAAATCAAAACAGCTTGATTTTTGGCTCGCTCATTCATAACGCTAAAGAAATCAATCGTTTGGAAAAAAACTTCAATGTGAAAATTGAAGAAGATCCTAAAAAAATCCCTAAAAACAAAAGCGTGATCATAAGAACCCATGGCATTCCTAAGCAGGATTTAGAATACTTGAAAAATAAGGGGGTCAAAATCACTGATGCGACTTGCCCGTATGTGATCAAACCCCAGCAAATCGTGGAATCCATGAGCAAAGAAGGGTATCAAATCGTGCTTTTTGGGGATATTAACCACCCTGAAGTCAAGGGCGTGATCAGCTATGCCACTAACCAGGCTTTAGTCGTCAATTCTTTAGAAGAATTGCAAGAAAAAAAGCTCCAACGAAAAGTGGCTTTAGTCTCCCAAACCACCAAACAAACCCCCAAACTCTTGCAAATCGCTTCTTATTTGGTGGAAAGATGCACTGAAGTGCGTATTTTTAACACGATTTGTAACGCAACTTCTTACAACCAAAAAGCCGCTTTGGATTTGAGCAAGGAAGTGGATATTATGATAGTCGTGGGCGGTAAAACTTCTTCAAACACCAAACAGCTCTTAAGCATCGCCAAACAGCATTGTGAAGACAGCTACTTGGTAGAAGATGAAAACGAATTAGAGTTAGCGTGGTTTAAGGATAAAAAATTGTGCGGGATTACCGCTGGGGCTTCCACGCCGGACTGGATTATAGAAAATGTCAAGCAAAAAATCAGCACGATTTAA
- the aroA gene encoding 3-phosphoshikimate 1-carboxyvinyltransferase — MIELDINASDKSLSHRAVIFSLLAQKPCFVRNFLMGEDCLSSLEIAQNLGAKVENTAKNSFKITPPTAIKEPNKILNCNNSGTSMRLYSGLLSAQKGLFVLSGDNSLNARPMKRIIEPLKAFGARILGREDNHFAPLVIVGSPLKACDYESPIASAQVKSAFILSALQAQGISVYKESELSRNHTEIMLKSLGADIQNQDGVLTISPLEKPLEAFDFTIANDPSSAFFFALACAITPKSRLLLKNVLLNPTRIEAFEALKKMGASIEYAIQSKDLEMIGDIYIEHAPLKAINIDQNIASLIDEIPALSIAMLFAKGKSMVKNAKDLRAKESDRIKAVVSNFKALGIECEEFEDGFYVEGLEDISPLKQHLSQKKPPLIKSFNDHRIAMSFAVLTLALPLEIDNLECANISFPQFKRLLNLFKKGSFNGN; from the coding sequence GTGATAGAGCTTGACATTAACGCTAGCGATAAATCGCTCTCACACAGAGCCGTTATTTTTAGCTTGCTCGCTCAAAAACCTTGTTTCGTGCGGAATTTTTTAATGGGAGAAGATTGTTTAAGCTCTTTAGAAATCGCTCAAAATTTAGGGGCTAAAGTGGAAAATACCGCTAAAAATTCTTTTAAAATCACGCCCCCAACGGCTATAAAAGAGCCTAACAAGATTTTAAATTGCAACAATTCTGGCACCAGTATGCGTTTATACAGCGGGCTTTTAAGTGCTCAAAAAGGGCTTTTTGTTTTAAGCGGGGACAATTCCTTAAACGCGCGCCCCATGAAAAGAATCATTGAGCCTTTGAAAGCTTTTGGGGCAAGGATTTTAGGGAGAGAGGATAACCATTTCGCCCCCTTAGTGATTGTAGGGAGTCCCTTAAAAGCTTGCGATTATGAAAGCCCTATCGCTTCAGCTCAAGTCAAAAGCGCTTTTATTTTAAGCGCCTTACAAGCTCAAGGCATAAGCGTTTATAAAGAAAGTGAGCTTAGCCGTAACCACACAGAAATCATGCTTAAAAGTTTGGGAGCTGACATTCAAAATCAAGACGGCGTTTTAACAATTTCACCCCTAGAAAAACCCCTAGAAGCCTTTGATTTTACCATAGCCAATGATCCGTCTAGCGCGTTTTTTTTCGCTCTCGCTTGCGCGATTACGCCAAAAAGCCGCCTTCTTTTAAAAAATGTCTTGCTCAACCCCACCCGCATAGAAGCTTTTGAAGCGTTGAAAAAAATGGGCGCTTCCATAGAGTATGCGATTCAATCCAAAGATTTAGAAATGATTGGCGATATTTATATAGAGCATGCCCCTTTAAAAGCGATCAATATTGATCAAAATATCGCCAGTCTTATTGATGAAATCCCCGCTTTAAGTATCGCTATGCTTTTTGCAAAAGGCAAAAGCATGGTTAAAAACGCTAAAGATTTACGAGCCAAAGAAAGCGATAGGATTAAAGCGGTTGTTTCTAATTTCAAAGCTTTAGGGATTGAGTGCGAAGAGTTTGAAGATGGGTTTTATGTAGAGGGATTAGAAGATATAAGCCCATTAAAACAGCACCTTTCTCAAAAAAAACCCCCCCTTATCAAAAGCTTCAATGATCACAGGATTGCGATGAGTTTTGCTGTTTTAACTTTAGCGTTGCCTTTAGAGATTGATAATTTAGAATGCGCAAACATTTCTTTCCCGCAATTCAAACGCTTACTCAATCTATTCAAAAAAGGGAGTTTTAATGGAAATTAA